In a single window of the Oecophyllibacter saccharovorans genome:
- a CDS encoding glycosyltransferase family 2 protein, whose product MTETGTPKIGAVLFVKNEISDLAFWIAWHLHCGFDTLIIYDDHSDDGTWELITQAAKVCDIRAHRAVDGEQFNTRQRNTYLDALARYRDEFDWLLFLDADEFLEIRNGENVRDFLSHYPEAAAVALNWCCFGSNRHVLKPPTSNVFEHYTRHAVPGFEYNYTVKSFIRPRATAVTYLNPHRFEVTGPYVTTDHQPIRWNAEHPHRTLSLAQWDVARINHYLIRSTEHYLEKLKRRIDIRESGMGLDLFSYCDRNDLPDVLPTARHDGMMPWLYRIQNQVNRALLAQMIDSCGSGLKGELTLPPAPPSSTPFTVGQLHTHHGTTVCYDLKTGRLCHVQDPESEPCRNRVAPIMALRLPQWPGSVFLTTEPQGDTRFLFAPGDPRVSTFLSFRIEEQPDGQISLRNPVSGLLASFLGLMNTLENVEINRTSINDWERLRFVPLEHVPSLEQQAVDVLQNVTDPSQVFDNRQKEARASDEAADSLATDAFIAALSLLPADAQAFWKARNRVPAYPWLDTLRPLSV is encoded by the coding sequence ATGACGGAAACCGGCACGCCAAAAATCGGTGCTGTTCTCTTCGTGAAAAACGAGATCAGTGATCTCGCTTTCTGGATAGCGTGGCATCTCCATTGCGGTTTTGACACGCTCATCATCTATGACGACCATTCAGATGACGGCACCTGGGAGCTGATCACGCAGGCTGCCAAAGTGTGCGACATCCGCGCCCATCGTGCGGTTGATGGTGAGCAGTTCAATACCCGCCAGAGGAACACCTATCTTGATGCCCTTGCCAGATATCGCGATGAGTTCGACTGGCTGCTTTTCCTGGACGCCGATGAATTTCTGGAAATCCGCAACGGCGAAAACGTGCGTGACTTTCTCAGCCATTATCCTGAAGCGGCCGCTGTCGCGCTGAACTGGTGCTGTTTCGGCAGCAACCGGCACGTTCTCAAGCCCCCTACCTCCAACGTCTTCGAGCATTATACGCGTCACGCTGTCCCGGGGTTCGAATACAATTACACGGTCAAGAGTTTCATCCGCCCCCGGGCAACCGCGGTCACCTATCTCAATCCCCACAGGTTCGAAGTAACCGGCCCTTACGTCACGACCGATCACCAGCCGATCCGCTGGAACGCGGAACATCCCCACCGAACGCTCTCTCTGGCGCAGTGGGATGTAGCGCGGATCAATCATTATCTGATCCGCAGCACGGAGCATTATCTGGAAAAGCTGAAGCGCCGGATTGATATCCGTGAATCCGGCATGGGGCTGGATCTCTTCAGCTATTGTGACCGCAACGACCTGCCCGATGTTCTGCCAACAGCACGCCATGACGGCATGATGCCGTGGCTTTACCGGATCCAGAACCAGGTAAACAGAGCTCTGCTGGCCCAGATGATCGACAGCTGCGGAAGCGGGCTTAAGGGGGAATTAACGCTGCCCCCTGCGCCGCCCTCAAGCACGCCGTTCACGGTCGGTCAGCTGCACACCCATCATGGCACCACAGTCTGTTATGACCTGAAAACCGGGCGCCTGTGCCATGTGCAGGACCCCGAAAGCGAGCCCTGCAGAAATCGTGTCGCCCCCATCATGGCGTTACGCCTGCCACAATGGCCGGGCAGTGTTTTCCTCACGACCGAGCCGCAAGGAGACACGCGGTTTCTTTTTGCACCCGGCGACCCGCGTGTCTCCACCTTCCTGTCCTTCAGAATAGAAGAACAACCGGATGGTCAGATCAGCTTGCGTAACCCTGTAAGCGGGCTACTGGCCTCTTTCCTTGGACTGATGAACACTCTGGAAAATGTCGAGATCAACCGCACTTCCATCAATGATTGGGAACGGCTCCGGTTTGTCCCTCTCGAACACGTGCCTTCCTTAGAGCAACAGGCAGTTGACGTGTTGCAGAACGTCACCGACCCTTCCCAGGTCTTTGACAACCGCCAGAAAGAGGCACGGGCCTCAGATGAGGCAGCAGACAGCCTGGCAACCGACGCCTTCATAGCAGCCCTCTCGCTCCTGCCTGCAGATGCGCAGGCTTTCTGGAAAGCACGCAACCGCGTACCGGCTTATCCCTGGCTGGACACCTTGAGACCACTGAGCGTCTGA
- a CDS encoding LL-diaminopimelate aminotransferase, with the protein MPSPESGLASTPPLPQEEFHRIRRLPPYVFAEVNKAKAAARRRGEDIIDLGMGNPDSPPPAHVVQKLAETIQNPRAHGYSVSRGIPGLRRALAAYYQKRFGVDLDPETEVIATLGSKEGLANLAQAITSPGDTILVPNPSYPIHQFGFIIAGASVRSIPARPDETMLRALYRAVRHSIPKPTALILNFPSNPTAYCATLDFYREIVDFCRRERIWILSDLAYAEIYFGDTPPPSVLAVPGARDITVEFTSLSKTYSMAGWRVGFAAGNPRLIAALGRIKSYLDYGAFTPIQVAAVAALTGPQDYVADIRALYRERRDVLLRGLGQAGWEVPAPEGSMFAWAPIPPRYREQGMGSVDFAKLLLREAGVAVAPGLGFGEYGDGFVRIGLVENTQRLRQAIRAIKGFFARPL; encoded by the coding sequence ATGCCTTCTCCTGAATCTGGTCTTGCTTCCACGCCTCCCCTGCCTCAGGAGGAATTCCACCGCATCCGTCGGCTGCCGCCTTATGTCTTTGCCGAAGTCAACAAGGCCAAGGCAGCGGCGCGGCGGCGGGGGGAAGATATCATTGACCTTGGCATGGGCAATCCCGACAGCCCGCCGCCTGCCCATGTGGTGCAGAAACTGGCTGAGACGATCCAGAACCCGCGCGCGCATGGCTATTCCGTCAGCCGCGGCATTCCGGGCCTGCGCCGGGCCCTGGCAGCTTATTACCAGAAACGCTTCGGGGTGGATCTCGATCCTGAAACCGAAGTGATCGCCACCCTCGGCTCCAAGGAAGGCCTGGCCAATCTGGCCCAGGCCATCACCAGCCCGGGCGACACCATTCTGGTCCCCAACCCGTCTTATCCCATCCACCAGTTCGGCTTCATCATCGCCGGCGCTTCCGTGCGCTCCATCCCCGCCAGGCCGGACGAAACCATGCTGCGTGCGCTGTATCGGGCCGTGAGGCATTCCATCCCCAAGCCCACGGCGCTGATTCTCAATTTTCCCTCCAATCCCACCGCTTATTGCGCCACGCTGGATTTCTACCGTGAGATCGTTGATTTCTGCCGGCGCGAGAGGATCTGGATCCTGTCCGACCTCGCTTATGCCGAGATCTATTTCGGCGATACGCCCCCGCCATCCGTGCTTGCGGTGCCCGGCGCCAGAGACATCACGGTGGAGTTCACCTCGCTTTCAAAAACCTATTCCATGGCGGGTTGGCGCGTGGGGTTTGCAGCTGGCAACCCGCGGCTGATCGCAGCGCTCGGGCGGATCAAGTCCTATCTGGATTACGGCGCCTTCACCCCCATCCAGGTGGCGGCCGTCGCCGCCCTGACCGGACCGCAGGACTACGTGGCTGACATCCGCGCGCTTTACCGCGAGCGCCGTGACGTGCTGCTGCGCGGCCTGGGCCAGGCCGGATGGGAAGTGCCCGCGCCCGAGGGCTCGATGTTTGCCTGGGCGCCCATTCCGCCGCGTTACCGGGAACAGGGGATGGGCAGCGTGGATTTCGCCAAGCTGCTGCTCCGGGAGGCGGGCGTAGCCGTGGCGCCGGGGCTGGGCTTCGGGGAATACGGCGATGGCTTCGTGCGTATCGGGCTGGTGGAAAACACCCAGCGCCTGCGCCAGGCCATCCGTGCCATCAAAGGCTTTTTCGCCAGACCCCTCTGA
- a CDS encoding homoserine dehydrogenase, producing the protein MTTPAPSPSLSTPPASSPAPLRLGVAGLGTVGAGLLKQLQREGHLLAARAGRGFEVVAVSARDRSRDRGVPLTGLAWEEDPVALAHRPDVDVVVELMGGAEGPARALVEEALRAGKAVVTANKALLALHGTELAALSARHNAPLLYEAAVAGGIPAINLLRSGLAGDRVTRVGGILNGTCNYILTEMDRSGRPFDEVLKEAQAKGYAEADPTTDIGGWDAAHKLDILAGLAFRPLTFESLQVRGIEAITPQDLRFARALGYRIRLLGMAQEVPARSPQAGHPEATEETRIVAWVGPCLVPSSSRLAHVNGVFNAVVAEGAACGPLVISGAGAGEGPTASAVAGDLVALARGAALPVWGVNPPPAPVAGGSVEELESAFYLRLLVRDQPGVIAAVGKTLACEGISVHLVSQHALEASEASKATDQASTDIPQTWMTVVTHPAPGHAMARATARLEALECILQAPLVLKIEPLA; encoded by the coding sequence ATGACGACGCCCGCGCCTTCCCCCTCCCTTTCCACACCGCCAGCCTCTTCTCCTGCGCCCTTGCGTCTGGGCGTGGCCGGGCTGGGCACGGTGGGCGCCGGGCTGCTCAAGCAGCTGCAGCGCGAAGGGCATCTGCTGGCAGCCCGGGCAGGGCGGGGCTTCGAGGTGGTGGCGGTCTCAGCACGTGACCGCAGCCGCGACCGCGGTGTGCCCCTGACCGGCCTTGCCTGGGAAGAAGACCCGGTTGCACTGGCCCACCGCCCGGATGTGGATGTCGTGGTGGAACTGATGGGCGGTGCGGAAGGGCCTGCCCGCGCCCTGGTGGAGGAGGCCTTGCGCGCGGGCAAGGCAGTGGTGACGGCCAACAAGGCCCTGCTGGCCCTGCACGGCACAGAGCTGGCCGCCCTCAGCGCCCGGCACAATGCCCCCCTGCTTTATGAAGCTGCTGTGGCAGGTGGCATTCCGGCCATCAACCTGCTGCGATCGGGGTTGGCAGGTGACCGCGTGACGCGTGTGGGGGGCATTCTCAACGGCACATGCAATTATATCCTGACTGAAATGGACCGGAGCGGACGGCCCTTTGATGAAGTCCTGAAGGAAGCGCAGGCCAAAGGCTATGCGGAAGCGGATCCCACCACTGATATCGGGGGCTGGGATGCGGCGCACAAGCTGGATATCCTGGCAGGCCTCGCCTTCCGCCCCCTGACTTTCGAAAGCCTGCAGGTGCGCGGCATCGAGGCCATCACGCCACAGGACCTGCGCTTTGCCCGCGCGCTCGGCTACCGCATCCGCCTGCTCGGCATGGCCCAGGAGGTTCCTGCCCGCTCCCCCCAAGCAGGCCACCCGGAGGCCACCGAAGAAACACGGATCGTCGCCTGGGTCGGGCCCTGCCTGGTGCCTTCCTCCTCACGCCTGGCGCATGTCAACGGCGTGTTCAACGCCGTGGTGGCGGAGGGTGCAGCCTGCGGCCCGTTGGTGATTTCAGGCGCAGGGGCCGGGGAAGGCCCGACGGCCAGCGCGGTGGCAGGCGATCTCGTGGCCCTGGCGCGCGGGGCAGCCCTGCCGGTCTGGGGCGTCAACCCGCCGCCAGCTCCGGTGGCCGGTGGTTCTGTGGAAGAGCTGGAAAGCGCTTTCTATCTGCGCCTGCTGGTGCGCGACCAGCCCGGCGTTATCGCAGCAGTGGGGAAAACACTGGCCTGTGAGGGCATTTCCGTGCATCTCGTTTCGCAACACGCGCTTGAAGCATCTGAGGCCAGCAAGGCAACCGACCAGGCAAGCACGGACATCCCGCAGACCTGGATGACTGTTGTCACCCATCCTGCACCGGGCCATGCCATGGCGCGCGCCACCGCCAGGCTGGAAGCACTGGAGTGCATCCTGCAGGCGCCTCTGGTGCTGAAAATCGAACCCCTCGCCTAA
- the glpX gene encoding class II fructose-bisphosphatase, translating to MQDDQQDQRAGSRFPTFTRITNRNLGLELARVTEAAALACARWTGRGRKNEADGAAVAAMRATFDTVAIDGTVVIGEGEMDEAPMLYIGEHVGSGGAPMDIAVDPLEGTNLCARSLPNALTVVALAERGQFLHAPDVYMEKIAVGPHLPEGVVDLDASIEANLRALAQAKKCDVSDLTLCALDRARHEEMVAHAREAGARVRLITDGDVAAAVATCLPRSDVDIYAGSGGAPEGVLAAAAIRCMRGQMQGRLLFENDTQRIRARHMNQTAGAARLDDLSRKLGLNDMAAGHVFFCATGVTDGDLLQGVRRMENGYFRTHSVMMRSESGTLRYMSAYHHLDKYEDQSGRT from the coding sequence ATGCAAGACGATCAGCAAGATCAACGCGCCGGCAGCCGCTTCCCCACCTTCACGCGGATCACCAACCGCAATCTCGGTCTGGAGCTTGCGCGCGTGACCGAAGCAGCCGCCCTCGCCTGCGCCCGCTGGACGGGACGTGGCCGCAAGAACGAAGCGGATGGGGCTGCCGTAGCGGCGATGCGCGCCACCTTTGACACGGTGGCAATTGACGGCACAGTGGTGATCGGTGAAGGAGAAATGGACGAAGCGCCGATGCTCTATATCGGCGAACACGTAGGCAGCGGCGGCGCACCGATGGACATTGCAGTCGATCCGCTGGAAGGCACCAATCTCTGTGCCCGCTCCCTGCCCAATGCCCTGACGGTGGTCGCCCTGGCCGAACGCGGGCAGTTCCTGCATGCGCCTGACGTTTATATGGAGAAGATCGCTGTAGGGCCCCACCTGCCTGAAGGGGTGGTGGATCTCGATGCCAGTATTGAAGCCAATCTGCGCGCGCTGGCCCAGGCCAAGAAATGCGATGTCTCCGACCTGACCCTCTGCGCGCTTGACCGCGCGCGCCATGAGGAGATGGTAGCCCATGCACGCGAAGCCGGCGCACGCGTGCGGCTGATCACTGACGGTGACGTGGCTGCTGCTGTCGCCACCTGCCTGCCGCGCAGCGATGTCGACATCTATGCCGGCTCCGGCGGCGCGCCTGAAGGGGTGCTGGCTGCAGCGGCCATCCGCTGCATGCGCGGCCAGATGCAGGGGCGGCTTCTGTTTGAAAACGACACCCAGCGTATCCGTGCGCGCCACATGAACCAGACCGCCGGTGCGGCGCGCCTTGATGACCTCAGCCGCAAGCTCGGCCTCAATGACATGGCGGCAGGCCACGTCTTCTTCTGCGCCACCGGCGTAACCGATGGCGATCTGCTGCAGGGCGTCAGGCGTATGGAGAACGGCTATTTCCGCACCCATTCCGTCATGATGCGCTCTGAAAGCGGCACTTTGCGCTATATGAGCGCCTATCATCACCTCGACAAATACGAAGACCAGTCCGGCAGGACATAA